The segment CCATTTTCTGGAAACGTCATGTTTGACATTTAAGTTgttcgcaattttttaacaaaccaAGCACATAGTCGtttatcttttaattaattacaattgttACTAGTCTTGTTCACgctaaataaaatattgttatattttagaatgatAACCCTGATGGTAACGGAAGAAGGAATGGTGGGATGTTTAACCAAGTATGAATAAAGGTAGACATGAGGCTCAGAGAGGAAACAACATGCCGACGACTAATCAAAAGTCAACTGAGTTCCCTTGTCAGAATGGGGCAGAAAGTCCCATGAGTCAGTTTTCCAGTGAGAATGAGAAGTCATCTCCAGAATCATCCGAGAAACGTAAAGAGAAAACATTCAATCCAGATTTTTCGAATGAGGGTCATAATAGATTGGTAAATGGCAGCAACCCATCTGTCATAGGGCCTGTTAATGGATTCTTACATGATGACACAGATACTCATAGGGCAACTACAGCATCTGTTAGCTCGCAGGAAGAAGTTACTGCGTCGGGTCATTCTTCAAATTTTGTTGTGAACTGTAGCCGCTGTAGTAAATACAAGAGACCCCCTCAAGTCAATGGGTCACAGAAGAGACAAAAGTCACCAAAAGCAAGTAGACCTAAGTCTATGTCATGGAGTCGTGTTGTCAAACACAGAAGAGATCAAAGAGAACACGAGAAGAAAACTGGTTCAAagtctaaaaaagaaaaatacatgtacccagAACTTGACTCTAGTTCAGATGACTCATGTTGCTGTTTCAGTTCTCCAGAGAATGGGGAGGTACACAGTTATGATAGATCATCTACAGAATCTGAAGGAGATGACAAGGAATATTCAAGAAAAGATGGTAATTCTAAATCCAAACCAAATCACCACTCCAGGACAAGTGAACAAGTAAAATACACCAATGGTCATCATGAACAAGTTCATACTGTAAATTTACCACCTAGGTTTGAAGATATGCCAATAACTGCCCCCCTAGCAGTCCCGGAGGATAGCGATGGGTCTTCTCAAAATTCTGGttgtgattttaaagaaaaagagaCAGATGTTGGAAGTGATCAAAATCAGTTGTCTGACACCAACCATGGAAACAAAACCAGTGATGTTGAACAAGGTATAATTGGAATAGGTATGCTTGAAATTGAAAAAGAGGTTGAAAATGTTTTCACTCATGTATCCAGTTCAGAAAGTTTGGAGGAGATTGCAGATGAAGAGAACTCGAGCGAGATTCCTTTGAATAGAGGTGGTTTGGTTGTAGAGGAAGTGACTGTACCTTCTAGTTCAGAAAGTCTGGATGAAATTGGAGACTATATAGAAACAGATTTTCCTTCTCGAGCCAGTCGTCACATGTTTGCATCTAGCTCAGATCATTCTTCAACATCTAGTGATGAAGATGAAGGATATGGAGTTAATCAGGAAAGAGATTTACACAATAAAGAAAAGAAGTTATCTTCAAGCCAAGGTCTGCAAGTCAGTGAAAATGGAGAGAAACAAAGTAATGAGCCTCAAAGTCCACAGTCTTGCCATGACTCCCATGatgataaaaaagattattcACAAATGGATGAATTGGAAGCTTTTCATACAGACTCATTTGCTGATGTAACAGCAAATTTATGTTATAGCATGGAAGGTCAGTCGTCAAGTAATGCATACACCTGTAGGCCAAAGTATGTAACAAAGAACAGTGAGGAAAGCAGTGAAAAGCCAGGGTCGGATTCCTCCCACATGTACTCGCCAGAAACAGATTTCTTGGATTCTGTTGACTCTGACGTGCCCACGTCTGCTTCAAGCTTGCAGCAGATGTTCTTGTTCAGTCAAGACTTGGACAATCCTAGTGTGATAGGCCATAGAAATGGTGAGAGAAATTTGTCCGAGTTCTACATGTTTGATCCATTTGGTTACGCATCCAATGATCTACAAGGTGCTGAAGGAGGGGTTACAAATGACTTGAGCATGAGAAGACATTCATTTGAGTTTGATGATGTTGAGTGCAATATGGAATCTTATGACCCTCATCTCTGTGTAGATgacaatgaacattttaattatCTGGATACCTACAAACATGGAAAAGTGCCACAagccaattttcaaaattcagagAGCAACAGACAAGAGAAGGTGTTTTTTAAAGAACTGGAAAAAGAGAACAGGTCAGCACCCCATTGTGATTCTTCCGATGAAGAAGAGAATTTGAGTTTCCGTCTACGAAGGGAACATCAGGGTAACGTTCAACTGGGACATTTTCCTCAAGAAAATGGACCTTGTATGGTACTTGAAGATCTGGAAAATCCAACACATGCTGTGAGAAATGCAGTCATTATGCCCCTGCCAAATAAACTGGATGAATCTTCAGGGTAATGTTTGTTCAAGTTCATTTATGTAGATTATCCCATAACTACTAACTAGTGCAGTTACACTTTCAGCAATCATTTTTGAAGTACTAGAGATTGTAACAAAGTAAAcatatgcaattttttatttatatttggcaTGATTTGATTCACTTCTAGGGAAAGCTCCGAAGATCCAATCTATGAAGATATTGATAGTTTAGAGACCTCTCTGTCCTCCATAGATAATTTACATGCAGTGCAAGAGGAAAACACTTGTGATACTTATTCGAAGGTACACATGTAGTGTGTGCAATCacaattttattattcaatatgCATGCTGTGTTTTTTTCCTCAATTGACACaaatcaatgatttatgaaaaatccGATTAAATTTTGgagattaattttttgaaatatattacatgtattctgGACTagtgagggtttttttttgtcatcataatttgaaaatttgatttttattcattttgatttctatATAAATTATCATGTAGAATAAATGtagtaaaacattttaacacTTTGCATATAGTGATTTCACTGATAAGCTTATATAAATAATAGTAATTATGCGTCTTTACTATTCCTTAAGATGTGCTTTGTTGAGTCATTATTGATACACCTTTGACATTGTAGGGGATGTGTAAGTTTGATCGGCGTAGGCGTCGGGGGAGGCGACCAGTGGACGTAGAGAAGGTGATGATCTGGCATGAATATGAGGCTTACCTGTTACAGGTGAAACAGATCGGAACATCTGCCTGTGGCCCCACAGCGGTGCTAACAGTTCTGGTGGGTTTATAGTATTGTTTGGTGCATCAGCAGAAAATGTGTACacaatatattgtgaaaatgtaTTGAACACTAAAAAGGAAAGTCTTAATTTTTGCATATCATGATTTTTCATGAGAGTTTGGATGAGGAAGTCTCAGTCATATAGGGTTTAAATATGCCAGAATcatttttattagctcacctgagccaaaggctcaagtgagcttttctgatcacaatttgtccgttgtctgtcgtcgttgtcgttgtcgtcgttgtaaacttttcacattttcatcttcttctcaagaaccactgggcagatttcaacctaATTTGGCACAAATCACCACTAgatgaaggggattcaagtttgttcaaatgaagggccacgccctttttaaaggggagataattgagaattattgaaaatttgttggtatttttcaaaaatcttcttctcaaaaattattaggccggtaaagcttaaacttgtgtggaggcatcatcaggtagtgtagattcaagtttgttcaaatcatggtccccgggggtagggtggggccacaattgggggatcaagttttacataggaatatatagagaaaatctttaaaaatcttcttctcaaaaactatttggccaggagAGCTCAacttaaaatggaagcatcctcaggaagtgtagattcaagtttgttcgaatcattgtccctggggtagggtggggccacaatttggggatcaagttttacataggaatatatagagaaaatcttttaaaaaatttcttttaaaaactattaggccagaaaagctcaaattaaaatggaagcatcatcaggaagtgttgattcaagtttgttcaaatcatggtccccgggggtagggtggggccacaattgggggatcaagttttacatagaaatataaagagaaaatctttaaaaaatttcttctcaaaaactattaggccaggagagctcaactttgagtggaggcatcatcaggtaaggaagattcaaatttgttcaaatcatggtccccgggggtagggtcgagccacaattgggggatcaagttttacataggaatatatagagaaaatcttttaaaattttcttctcaaaaactattaggccagaaaagctcaaattaaaatggaagcatcctcaggaagtgttgattcaagtttgttcaaatcatggtccccgggggtagggtgaggccacaattgggggatcaagttttacaatccttaaaaatattctgggaaagttttcggtccaaaactcagtacttagtgtgaaagcacaggttatgagattaaaggtagatttaagtttgatgaaaccatgattccctagagaatagtggggccacgaaatggggagggggggggggagttataggaatagagaaaaatcttcttacaggtacaacaacaaaaagggctttactaaaaaataagaggtggataaaaattggcatattttcaattttttttagcaagatctactgtactcagttgtcaagatattttgatactgtaatgctaatttgatcagaattaaggcaattgttgctcaggtgagcgatgtggcccctgggcctcttgtttctgcTTGCACTAAGCTtacatttaaattgatattgatttgatagatacatgtagcttatgTAATTATTGACAACTTGAAATAAGTGTTAGATATATAAGTACACAGTCATACGTTTTAATGAAGTAATTAATTGTGACAGGAAGTTCTATTTCATTTACAGAAAGCTTTTGATTATCAAGTTGATAAGGAAGAAGTATGCAAGAAAATTGTAACCAACATCAGAATGGAAACAGCTCCAATCAGTTACTATCTGTTCTCCAGATCAGTAGCAGGTAAACTTGTAGGGTACATAAATCACTAAATTCACGCAAAGTCACCAAACAGaatctttgttttttacttGTATCTTGAAATTTAATACAGGCTGAATAGctcaatagtacatgtattgcaatattaatcttataaatacatatctagtgttgttttattaaatgaaaaagaatgtGAGTATCGGTATTCACAATTACACTATCAAGATATCAAACACTAAACTGTTAAGCAACCTTAGGCCTGCTTTTTCAATCTGTTGTGTTGTCAAAGCTAGAAAagataagtgaaaaaaaacctgaatattGAGtgtataaaattgtcaattaGCAAAATAATTGTTGAGCTACAATCGTGGTTTATAATGGcatgtaaaattgaaatataggAAGGACATGCATTAATTTCTATATTAGAGATTAAGAGCCTTTAAATAGGATGACACTAAGAGTTCTTGGTCCATCACTtactatacagtaaaacacgcttatagcaaacatgcttataatgaattgacattTATAGTGAAGTGATATTCATTCCCCTTGTGTTTTAAGATATTGTGAAGCTAACAGATATAACAAACTACgtttataacgaagtaaaatcgCCCGTCCCTGGCAGTTCGTtgtaagcgtgttttactgtatataataacatgtgacaattttaaaattgacacaacTTTTATGAGATTCTATGCTGGGTATATGAATTGTTGATTATTTAGGATTTTTATGATGTTTTTGTAGGTACAACAGCTCAGCAGTTGATTGAAGGTATCCACAGTCTGACCAGAGGCACCATACAGGGTAGATTTTTCCACTTTTATCCAGCCAGAAAAGTAGAGCTACTCAAGTGGTTAGGTGGTTGGATCAAGAAAGGTAAATTTGGATTAATGGTAAAATAATAGTTATTGCAAATTTGAGTTTTTCGTATATAATaccatgtacatatacatgtacttaaaaagcCATTTTGTAATATTAGGTGCTGTGCCCATAGCAACATTGAATTTACAGAAGGGGGTAAAACCTGGATGGACCATTCCTGATGCTTGGCATCATCAAATGATATACGGAGTCAGTTCCAAAGGTATAAATAGAGACTTCCAATTTTATATATTGGTAGCctaaaaagttttctttttttcatgccACTTTGTGTGAAAATCAATGactttaaatttttgttataGCTCACCTGAACTAAAGATTtaaatgagcttttctgatcatatTAAGTTAATCTTTCTgtttatctaatttttttattttaattatctgTGTTTTGCCTCAGAATGTATGCACCATATAAAAATATCATCGAAACATTTTTACCAGTATAAAAAATCAGACCAAATAAACTTAATCCAAACTCTGCAGGCTTCTAAATGGAAATACaagaattaaaattagaaaGGTGATGACTTTTTTGAAGtacctttatttattttgagGTTAATTTAGTCTAAACATTTTTTGGGGGTTATTTTTTCAGGTGTATATTTGACAAATCCACTAGAAATAGTTCCTGAGGAGACGATCATGGAACAGCTGACCAGTGATTCTATCCTCTTGGTCCGGCGTCAGGACGTGGTCAATCGGTTCCGCGACTGGTCTCCCCTCAATGATCTAATCACCAAGAAGGACAAGAGATGGAACGATATGAATGTTTTAGGTACGCATCATCAAGTCATGAAAACTAAATAATAATCATTTGTATTGTCATTAAATACATGCACTATTATGTATGTGTAAGAAAATCTAAGTACACTGTAAGTGGTCCTTTTCTTCTATTTCCTTGTTATCACACTTATGAGAATGTTATCATATAAGAGCCTCAAACAATGCTATTTGTACAGACTAGGAGTAAGCCTCTGTTTGATCTTTGATTTCAGGTCAGGTGGTCAACGTGCTTCGTGAGGCCTGCACCGCTATGTATCAGCAACCACCCAATTATCGCGCCCAGCTGACCACCCATATCTCGATCCCTGCGGCCTACAAAGCTGGTATAACTCTGTATGTTCGTCAAAACACTGAAGTGGCACAAGAGCTTTTTAATGCACCTGAGCTAGAGTTTAAGGACTAGGAATGCTCCGTCAACTTTGACCTCTCCTGTATCATCACCTTGGTAACTTGGTGCTTTTCAGCATTATTTCAGGTGGCTTCAACTTGAGTCTTTccgcatattttcttttcaaaccaATGCCTAAAAGTGCTGTTTGTTACTTTTAACTGTTAGTGGTTGTGTGCATGGACTTTTGTTTTATTACTCTTACCAGTGAAACTTTAATCTGAAGTTCTCTATAATTTTGAGTCAATATTAACATATGTTAGATATGTTCTTTACTGTAGGTAACGCCCTCTGCTAAGACATGGCTATTCATCGTGTAtattaataaatgtatgtacCTGTTGAAAAATTCCACTGAGGCAGTGTAATCAATAATTACCGTTATAACATTGTAAACATATGTACTGTACATTTACAGGTTGGAAATTCTTTTAacacaaatatgaaaatatatatttggtgATTCATTTGACCATATTTTGTTGTCATGTATTTCAATAA is part of the Magallana gigas chromosome 3, xbMagGiga1.1, whole genome shotgun sequence genome and harbors:
- the LOC105329243 gene encoding uncharacterized protein encodes the protein MNKGRHEAQRGNNMPTTNQKSTEFPCQNGAESPMSQFSSENEKSSPESSEKRKEKTFNPDFSNEGHNRLVNGSNPSVIGPVNGFLHDDTDTHRATTASVSSQEEVTASGHSSNFVVNCSRCSKYKRPPQVNGSQKRQKSPKASRPKSMSWSRVVKHRRDQREHEKKTGSKSKKEKYMYPELDSSSDDSCCCFSSPENGEVHSYDRSSTESEGDDKEYSRKDGNSKSKPNHHSRTSEQVKYTNGHHEQVHTVNLPPRFEDMPITAPLAVPEDSDGSSQNSGCDFKEKETDVGSDQNQLSDTNHGNKTSDVEQGIIGIGMLEIEKEVENVFTHVSSSESLEEIADEENSSEIPLNRGGLVVEEVTVPSSSESLDEIGDYIETDFPSRASRHMFASSSDHSSTSSDEDEGYGVNQERDLHNKEKKLSSSQGLQVSENGEKQSNEPQSPQSCHDSHDDKKDYSQMDELEAFHTDSFADVTANLCYSMEGQSSSNAYTCRPKYVTKNSEESSEKPGSDSSHMYSPETDFLDSVDSDVPTSASSLQQMFLFSQDLDNPSVIGHRNGERNLSEFYMFDPFGYASNDLQGAEGGVTNDLSMRRHSFEFDDVECNMESYDPHLCVDDNEHFNYLDTYKHGKVPQANFQNSESNRQEKVFFKELEKENRSAPHCDSSDEEENLSFRLRREHQGNVQLGHFPQENGPCMVLEDLENPTHAVRNAVIMPLPNKLDESSGESSEDPIYEDIDSLETSLSSIDNLHAVQEENTCDTYSKGMCKFDRRRRRGRRPVDVEKVMIWHEYEAYLLQVKQIGTSACGPTAVLTVLKAFDYQVDKEEVCKKIVTNIRMETAPISYYLFSRSVAGTTAQQLIEGIHSLTRGTIQGRFFHFYPARKVELLKWLGGWIKKGAVPIATLNLQKGVKPGWTIPDAWHHQMIYGVSSKGVYLTNPLEIVPEETIMEQLTSDSILLVRRQDVVNRFRDWSPLNDLITKKDKRWNDMNVLGQVVNVLREACTAMYQQPPNYRAQLTTHISIPAAYKAGITLYVRQNTEVAQELFNAPELEFKD